In Lactococcus garvieae subsp. garvieae, the following proteins share a genomic window:
- the rpmB gene encoding 50S ribosomal protein L28, whose protein sequence is MSKECYFTGRKTVSSNNRSHAMNQTKRVVKPNLQKVQILENGELKTVWASAKALKKLPAGVERV, encoded by the coding sequence ATGTCAAAAGAATGTTATTTTACTGGTCGTAAGACTGTATCAAGTAATAACCGTTCACACGCTATGAACCAAACTAAACGTGTAGTTAAACCTAATCTTCAAAAAGTTCAAATTCTTGAAAACGGTGAACTCAAAACTGTATGGGCTTCAGCTAAAGCATTGAAAAAATTGCCTGCAGGCGTTGAGCGTGTATAA
- a CDS encoding DUF1129 domain-containing protein, translated as MENLIEQLTAKNSEYVHNVTKQLMLLGKSDEEIKTILAEILPKIIEGQKEGILARKLLGAPMEFATQYKPEEDKVKRQETAKNESPFLMWLDSALLFFGVISVVMGLMGLFQPQASVYGLLTTLASSALAGLVMYWMYKYFYSAQRPQKKGKGFAMLAVAMVAWAGVSVLVALLPKSINIVLAPYITIILGAAVMGIRFLIQRKFNVQSSMARQTK; from the coding sequence ATGGAAAATCTAATCGAGCAACTCACTGCCAAAAATAGCGAATATGTACATAATGTAACAAAGCAATTGATGCTTTTAGGAAAATCAGACGAGGAAATCAAAACAATTCTCGCTGAAATCTTGCCTAAAATCATCGAAGGACAAAAGGAAGGCATCCTGGCCCGCAAATTATTGGGTGCACCTATGGAATTTGCGACACAGTATAAACCTGAAGAAGACAAGGTAAAACGTCAGGAAACAGCGAAAAATGAATCCCCCTTCTTGATGTGGCTAGATAGTGCGTTACTCTTCTTTGGTGTGATTTCAGTGGTAATGGGACTGATGGGTCTCTTCCAACCACAAGCAAGTGTTTACGGTCTTTTGACAACGCTGGCATCTTCTGCTCTAGCTGGTTTGGTGATGTACTGGATGTATAAATACTTTTACAGTGCACAACGCCCACAGAAAAAAGGTAAAGGTTTTGCGATGTTAGCTGTCGCAATGGTGGCATGGGCAGGCGTTTCTGTCTTGGTTGCCCTCTTGCCAAAATCCATCAACATCGTACTTGCTCCTTACATTACAATTATTCTTGGGGCAGCTGTGATGGGAATTCGCTTCCTTATTCAACGTAAATTCAATGTGCAGTCTTCGATGGCACGTCAAACAAAGTAA
- a CDS encoding HAD-IC family P-type ATPase: MPFKYEGLTQKEVEKRLKSGQVNIAKNESSKTYGQIFASNLLTFFNLINIFLFVLVLSVGSHRNALFIIVVAVNAGIGLYQEIKARRLLDKLSLLNTSKVKTFRQGKQVELKQEELVLDDIILLELGDQIPCDSQIIEGQVEVNEALLTGEADALTKKADAELFSGSFVTSGTAVARVIHVGKDNYIHQLAHEAQKIKKQKRMLRDSLAKVVRIVSFIMIPLGILLYLKLFYVIDTGHKQAVLGTVAALEGMFPQGLILLTSMALTLGVINLVKQKVLVQELHTIDALARVDVLCLDKTGTITTGEMKVEKIESLTEHSESHIARVMGNLLENLPDQNITAQALRKYFASLKDYNVSQVLPFSSERKYSAVEFTEGTFYLGAWQFLFPKGNAVLEQHAQKYAEKGYRVLVLACSKQALDRDRLPEDLTAEALIVISDILRDDAKQTLAYFKKQGVRCKIISGDDPVTVSAIAKAVSLPDAEQYVDASQIKTEAELEFAVENFQIFGRVSPQQKKMMVQILKKQGHTVAMTGDGVNDILAFKEADCSIAMREGSEAAKQTANLILMDNNFSAMPYIVNEGRRVINNLTRTGSLLMVRMMFSIALTVLTLFAGNVYPFEPIQLTVLTAFFVGIPSFFLSFESDFSKVEGRFLRTLFERAFPVGFSIAVGAILIVTIGGSLGITHPELAMMTVLFSAWNYVLMQRKIFWPIKRYRLWIFTITQLSFLVALIVGTDFLNLAWPSPIHFTLLIPFLIAAPLVQYLLTRGALFIFKKL; this comes from the coding sequence ATGCCATTTAAATATGAAGGTTTGACACAAAAAGAAGTTGAAAAACGTTTAAAATCAGGTCAAGTAAATATCGCAAAGAACGAGAGCAGTAAAACATACGGCCAGATTTTTGCGAGTAATTTGCTGACTTTTTTTAACTTAATCAATATTTTCCTTTTTGTTTTAGTGCTTTCCGTGGGCTCGCATCGAAATGCACTTTTCATCATTGTTGTTGCTGTGAATGCAGGGATTGGTTTATACCAGGAAATTAAGGCACGTCGTTTGCTCGACAAACTCTCTTTATTGAATACAAGTAAAGTCAAGACTTTTCGCCAAGGAAAACAGGTGGAACTCAAACAAGAAGAGCTTGTGCTTGATGACATTATTCTTCTGGAACTTGGAGATCAAATTCCATGTGACAGTCAGATCATTGAAGGCCAAGTGGAAGTAAATGAAGCTCTGCTTACTGGAGAGGCTGACGCGCTGACTAAAAAAGCAGATGCAGAACTTTTTTCTGGCAGTTTTGTCACCAGCGGGACAGCAGTTGCACGGGTTATTCATGTAGGAAAAGACAATTATATTCATCAATTGGCCCATGAAGCTCAAAAAATAAAGAAACAGAAACGAATGTTGCGTGACAGTTTGGCAAAAGTTGTACGTATCGTGAGTTTTATTATGATTCCCTTGGGGATTTTACTTTACCTCAAGTTGTTTTATGTCATTGATACGGGCCATAAACAAGCTGTGCTAGGAACAGTTGCTGCTCTGGAGGGCATGTTCCCTCAAGGTTTGATTTTATTGACCAGTATGGCTTTAACATTAGGGGTTATCAACTTAGTGAAGCAAAAAGTATTGGTACAAGAGCTACATACAATTGATGCACTTGCACGCGTGGATGTGCTATGTTTGGATAAAACAGGGACCATCACGACGGGTGAAATGAAAGTGGAAAAGATTGAAAGTCTGACTGAACACTCTGAGTCACACATTGCCCGTGTTATGGGGAATCTTCTAGAAAATCTTCCCGATCAAAACATCACCGCACAAGCCTTAAGAAAGTATTTTGCTTCATTAAAGGATTACAATGTTTCTCAAGTGCTGCCCTTCTCTTCGGAGAGGAAATACAGTGCCGTTGAATTTACAGAAGGTACTTTTTACTTAGGGGCTTGGCAGTTTTTATTTCCTAAGGGAAATGCTGTCTTAGAACAGCACGCACAAAAGTATGCAGAAAAGGGCTATCGTGTGTTAGTTTTGGCTTGCTCAAAACAAGCACTTGATAGAGATCGACTTCCCGAAGACTTAACTGCAGAAGCGCTCATTGTTATTTCTGATATTCTACGTGACGATGCCAAACAGACTCTAGCCTATTTTAAAAAGCAAGGTGTACGTTGTAAAATCATCTCCGGAGATGATCCTGTGACAGTATCGGCAATTGCGAAGGCTGTTTCCTTACCGGATGCCGAGCAATATGTTGATGCCAGTCAAATAAAAACAGAGGCAGAACTAGAGTTTGCAGTAGAAAATTTTCAAATTTTTGGTCGTGTCTCCCCACAACAGAAAAAGATGATGGTGCAAATTCTGAAGAAGCAAGGGCATACAGTAGCGATGACCGGAGATGGTGTCAATGATATTTTGGCCTTTAAGGAGGCTGATTGTTCGATTGCCATGCGTGAAGGGAGTGAAGCAGCGAAACAAACCGCCAACCTTATTTTGATGGACAATAACTTCTCGGCGATGCCCTATATTGTTAATGAGGGACGGCGGGTGATTAATAATTTAACACGTACAGGCTCCTTATTAATGGTGCGTATGATGTTTTCAATAGCTTTGACGGTATTGACTTTATTTGCAGGGAATGTCTATCCTTTCGAACCCATCCAACTTACTGTTTTGACTGCCTTTTTTGTCGGAATTCCCTCTTTTTTCTTGAGCTTTGAATCAGACTTTTCAAAAGTCGAAGGCCGTTTTTTGCGGACGCTGTTTGAGCGTGCATTTCCGGTTGGCTTCAGTATTGCTGTTGGCGCAATACTTATCGTTACAATAGGCGGTAGCTTGGGCATTACACATCCTGAACTTGCGATGATGACGGTTCTCTTTTCTGCATGGAACTATGTTTTGATGCAACGTAAGATATTTTGGCCTATTAAGCGCTATCGTTTATGGATTTTCACAATCACACAGCTTTCGTTTCTCGTAGCCTTAATTGTGGGTACAGATTTCCTAAATTTGGCATGGCCAAGTCCAATTCATTTTACATTACTCATCCCATTTCTTATCGCAGCACCGCTTGTACAATATTTACTGACAAGGGGAGCATTATTTATATTTAAAAAATTGTAA
- a CDS encoding glycosyltransferase translates to MQAHFKGVETLLAAFAKLSKEFDNLELTIAGDGPIYEDMVAKYPQDNIIFLGEVSHGWVKQMNSVSDIFVLLSKIEGFSTALLEAGS, encoded by the coding sequence TTGCAAGCTCATTTTAAAGGGGTAGAAACTCTTCTCGCGGCTTTTGCCAAACTCTCCAAAGAATTTGATAATCTAGAGTTAACAATAGCTGGTGATGGGCCCATTTATGAAGATATGGTAGCAAAATACCCTCAAGATAATATTATTTTTCTAGGAGAAGTTTCTCATGGTTGGGTAAAGCAAATGAATAGTGTATCCGATATTTTTGTTTTACTTTCAAAAATCGAAGGGTTTTCTACGGCCTTACTCGAAGCTGGCTCTTAA
- a CDS encoding glycosyltransferase family 4 protein has protein sequence MVARGYRVIIITSKHSNDLSHESIEEGIKIYRLPIYNFGKKRYPFPRKNKMYKELLKKIKAENIDYFVINTRFQLPSLIGAKIAKEQGKQAIVTEHGTTYLTINSKFFDKILHIIEKLLIAQVKKNSKIFYGVSQEAANWLSEFNITAKGVLYNAIDSNDFPKYFKEKNVRIK, from the coding sequence TTGGTAGCTCGCGGTTATCGGGTAATCATTATAACCTCGAAGCATTCAAATGACCTTTCTCATGAATCTATTGAAGAAGGAATTAAAATATACCGACTTCCTATCTATAATTTTGGTAAGAAACGCTACCCATTTCCCCGAAAAAATAAAATGTATAAAGAATTATTAAAAAAAATTAAAGCTGAAAACATTGATTATTTTGTTATCAACACTCGTTTCCAACTCCCCTCACTAATTGGAGCAAAAATAGCGAAAGAGCAAGGAAAGCAAGCTATTGTTACAGAGCATGGGACGACCTATCTTACAATCAATAGTAAATTTTTCGATAAAATATTACATATTATCGAAAAACTTCTCATTGCTCAAGTTAAAAAGAATTCTAAAATATTCTATGGCGTCTCTCAAGAAGCAGCCAACTGGTTATCAGAGTTTAACATAACAGCCAAGGGTGTCCTGTATAACGCTATTGACAGCAATGATTTTCCAAAATATTTTAAGGAGAAAAATGTGAGGATAAAATAA
- the rfbA gene encoding glucose-1-phosphate thymidylyltransferase RfbA — protein MKGIILAGGSGTRLYPLTRAASKQLMPVYDKPMIYYPLSTLMLAGIKDILIISTPEDTPRFQELLQDGSEFGLNLQYAVQPSPDGLAQAFIIGEDFIGDDSVALILGDNIYHGPGMSKLLQAAAAKEKGATVFGYQVPDPERFGVVEFDKDMNAVSIEEKPEAPKSDYAVTGLYFYDNDVVEIAKNIKPSPRGELEITDVNKAYLERGDLSVELMGRGFAWLDTGTHESLLEAAQYIETVQRMQNVMVANLEEIAWRMGYISEEAVRELAQPLKKNAYGKYLLKLVGDK, from the coding sequence ATGAAAGGGATTATTTTAGCAGGTGGATCGGGAACGCGTTTGTATCCACTGACTCGTGCAGCAAGTAAACAATTGATGCCCGTCTATGATAAACCAATGATTTATTACCCATTGTCTACACTGATGCTGGCTGGGATCAAAGATATTTTGATCATCTCCACACCAGAAGATACACCGCGTTTCCAAGAACTCTTGCAAGATGGTTCTGAATTCGGTCTAAATTTGCAGTATGCTGTTCAACCAAGTCCAGATGGTTTGGCTCAAGCCTTTATCATCGGCGAGGACTTTATTGGGGATGACTCCGTTGCTCTAATCTTAGGAGACAACATTTATCATGGTCCAGGAATGTCTAAATTACTTCAAGCAGCTGCAGCTAAAGAAAAAGGTGCAACTGTGTTTGGTTACCAAGTACCAGACCCAGAACGCTTTGGTGTTGTCGAGTTTGACAAAGACATGAATGCTGTTTCGATTGAAGAAAAGCCTGAAGCACCAAAATCTGACTATGCTGTAACAGGACTTTATTTCTACGATAATGATGTTGTGGAGATTGCCAAGAATATCAAACCTTCACCACGTGGAGAATTAGAAATCACGGATGTGAATAAGGCCTATCTTGAGCGAGGTGATCTCTCTGTAGAACTTATGGGACGTGGTTTTGCATGGCTCGATACAGGGACACATGAAAGCTTGCTTGAAGCAGCGCAATATATTGAAACAGTTCAACGTATGCAAAACGTTATGGTTGCTAACCTTGAAGAAATTGCGTGGCGTATGGGCTACATTTCGGAAGAAGCCGTACGTGAACTTGCACAACCGCTTAAGAAAAACGCATACGGTAAATATTTACTTAAATTGGTAGGTGATAAATAA
- a CDS encoding dTDP-4-dehydrorhamnose 3,5-epimerase family protein has protein sequence MTDNFFGKELAARKIEAIPGMLEFDIPVHGDNRGWFKENFQKEKMLPLGFPEKFFAEGKLQNNVSFSRKNVLRGLHAEPWDKYISVADGGRVLGSWVDLREGESFGHVYQTVIDASKGIFVPRGVANGFQVLSDTVSYSYLVNDYWALELKPKYAFVNYADPTLGIEWEDLANAEVSEADKNHPLLADVKPLTADLLG, from the coding sequence ATGACGGATAACTTTTTTGGAAAAGAACTTGCAGCGCGTAAAATCGAGGCTATTCCAGGTATGTTAGAATTTGATATTCCTGTTCATGGTGATAATCGCGGCTGGTTTAAAGAAAACTTTCAAAAAGAAAAAATGCTCCCCCTCGGTTTCCCAGAGAAATTCTTCGCAGAAGGAAAGTTACAAAATAATGTTTCTTTCTCACGTAAAAATGTTTTGCGCGGTTTACACGCGGAACCATGGGACAAATACATTTCTGTAGCAGATGGTGGACGTGTTCTAGGTTCTTGGGTAGATCTCCGTGAAGGGGAGAGTTTTGGCCATGTTTATCAAACAGTGATTGATGCCAGCAAGGGTATTTTTGTGCCACGTGGTGTTGCCAATGGTTTCCAAGTTTTAAGTGATACCGTTTCTTACTCTTACTTAGTGAATGATTATTGGGCTTTGGAACTTAAACCAAAATATGCCTTTGTCAATTATGCAGATCCAACTTTAGGTATCGAATGGGAAGACCTTGCGAATGCTGAAGTGAGTGAAGCAGACAAAAATCACCCATTGCTTGCAGATGTAAAGCCCTTGACCGCAGATTTACTCGGCTAA
- the rfbB gene encoding dTDP-glucose 4,6-dehydratase gives MTEFKNIVVTGGAGFIGSNFVHYVYNNHPDVHITVLDKLTYAGNRANIDMILGDRVELVVGDIADPEIVDQVASKADAIVHYAAESHNDNSLKSQDEFIQTNFIGTYTLIQAARKYDLRFHHVSTDEVYGDLPYREDLPGHGEGEGEKFTDKTPYNPSSPYSSTKAASDLIVRAWVRSFGLKATISNCSNNYGPYQHIEKFIPRQITNILSGIKPKLYGDGKNVRDWIHTEDHSSGVWAILTKGRMGETYLIGADGEKNNKEVLEEILTEMGQAPDDYDRVTDRAGHDLRYAIDNTKLRTELGWEPKHTDFESGLKATIDWYTENQDWWKAEKAAVEAKYAESQKVL, from the coding sequence ATGACTGAATTTAAAAATATCGTAGTCACTGGTGGTGCTGGATTCATCGGTTCAAATTTCGTACACTACGTTTATAATAATCATCCAGATGTACATATTACCGTTTTAGATAAATTAACGTATGCGGGAAATCGTGCCAATATTGACATGATTCTTGGAGATCGTGTAGAGCTTGTGGTTGGTGATATTGCAGATCCAGAGATTGTGGATCAAGTTGCTTCTAAGGCAGATGCGATTGTGCACTATGCGGCAGAAAGCCACAACGACAACTCACTTAAATCACAAGATGAGTTTATCCAAACGAACTTTATCGGGACTTATACCCTGATTCAAGCGGCGCGTAAATATGATTTACGTTTCCACCATGTGTCAACAGATGAAGTGTATGGTGATTTGCCTTACCGCGAAGATTTACCAGGACACGGCGAAGGGGAAGGTGAAAAATTCACGGATAAAACACCTTATAATCCATCAAGTCCTTACTCTTCGACTAAAGCGGCATCGGACCTGATTGTTCGTGCTTGGGTGCGCTCGTTTGGTTTGAAAGCGACAATTTCAAATTGTTCAAATAACTATGGACCTTACCAACACATCGAAAAATTCATCCCACGTCAAATTACAAACATCTTATCAGGGATTAAACCAAAACTTTATGGTGATGGTAAAAATGTGCGTGACTGGATCCATACAGAGGACCACTCTTCAGGTGTTTGGGCGATTTTAACCAAAGGTCGTATGGGTGAAACTTATCTTATCGGAGCCGATGGCGAAAAAAATAATAAAGAAGTTTTAGAAGAAATCTTAACGGAAATGGGACAAGCACCTGATGATTATGATCGTGTAACTGATCGTGCGGGCCATGATTTACGCTATGCTATTGACAACACAAAACTTCGTACAGAACTTGGTTGGGAGCCTAAGCACACAGACTTTGAGTCAGGCTTGAAGGCAACGATTGATTGGTATACTGAAAATCAAGACTGGTGGAAAGCAGAAAAAGCTGCTGTTGAAGCGAAATATGCTGAAAGCCAAAAAGTTCTCTAA
- the rfbD gene encoding dTDP-4-dehydrorhamnose reductase, translating into MILITGGNGQLGTELRHLLDERDVKYFAADVNELDITDKAAVDAFFDKNKPELVYHCAAYTAVDKAEDEGKALNEKINVEGTRNVANAAARVGATLVYISTDYVFNGDLPVGQEWEVDAPADPQSEYGRTKRLGELAVEESGVKFYTIRTAWVFGNYGHNFVFTMQNLAKTHDTLTVVNDQHGRPTWTRTLAEFMVYLVDNDVNFGYYHLTNDAATDEDVTWFDFATEILKDTDTKVTPVDSSAFPAKAKRPFNSTMSLEKTKATGFKIPSWQDALAQMVAKGDLRPDKAGVKGDINKK; encoded by the coding sequence ATGATTTTAATTACTGGTGGAAATGGCCAACTTGGTACAGAGTTACGCCATCTTCTTGATGAACGTGATGTAAAATACTTTGCAGCAGATGTCAATGAACTTGACATTACGGACAAAGCTGCTGTTGATGCTTTCTTTGACAAAAATAAACCAGAATTGGTTTATCACTGCGCAGCATACACTGCTGTAGATAAAGCTGAAGATGAAGGCAAAGCTCTCAATGAAAAAATTAATGTTGAGGGTACACGAAATGTTGCGAACGCAGCTGCTCGTGTAGGTGCAACCTTGGTTTACATCTCAACAGACTATGTTTTTAATGGTGACTTACCTGTTGGTCAAGAATGGGAAGTAGATGCGCCAGCAGACCCTCAATCTGAATATGGTCGTACGAAACGATTAGGTGAACTTGCGGTGGAAGAATCAGGAGTGAAATTTTACACGATTCGTACCGCTTGGGTTTTCGGTAACTACGGACATAATTTCGTTTTTACTATGCAAAACTTAGCAAAAACGCATGATACATTGACAGTAGTAAATGATCAGCATGGTCGTCCCACATGGACACGTACGCTGGCAGAGTTTATGGTTTACTTGGTTGACAATGATGTAAACTTTGGTTACTATCACTTAACAAATGATGCTGCAACGGATGAAGATGTGACATGGTTTGATTTTGCAACGGAAATTCTGAAAGATACGGATACAAAAGTAACACCTGTAGATTCCAGCGCTTTTCCAGCAAAAGCGAAACGTCCTTTCAATTCGACAATGAGCCTAGAGAAAACAAAAGCCACTGGCTTTAAAATTCCATCATGGCAAGATGCTTTAGCTCAAATGGTTGCAAAGGGTGATTTACGTCCAGATAAAGCTGGTGTAAAAGGCGATATTAATAAAAAATAA
- the cps2T gene encoding beta 1-4 rhamnosyltransferase Cps2T, whose product MVKHIFIIGSRGLPAKYGGFETFVEELVKHQKNENIKYHVACQSENSDLARLSDGHFDYLGADCFAIDVPNIGPARVIAYDILAIKKSLEIIKQEGIEKPIFYILGNTIGGVIGTYAKKIHSVGGKLFVNPDGLEWRRTKWAAPVRKYLKLAEKKMVKYADLIISDNAGIKEYLTEEYGPVKSEIIAYGTETEISSLDFSTTLEKFGVKDYYLIVGRFVPENNYEALIRSFMASNTENDLVIITNYEGNAFYEALLQKTKFDQDKRIKFVGTVYDQNELRYIREHALAYLHGHEVGGTNPGLLEAMWSTSVNLVLDVNFNRETAGDTVLYFSKDELTQKINQVENLSDIERNDLQKKSRSRIQERYMWDLICTQYEELFVES is encoded by the coding sequence ATGGTAAAACATATTTTTATTATTGGGAGTCGTGGACTCCCTGCTAAATATGGTGGTTTTGAAACTTTTGTGGAAGAGCTCGTTAAACATCAAAAAAACGAAAATATTAAATATCATGTAGCTTGTCAAAGCGAGAATTCCGATTTGGCTCGTCTTTCGGATGGACATTTTGACTACTTAGGAGCAGATTGTTTTGCTATTGATGTGCCTAATATAGGTCCAGCTCGTGTTATCGCATACGATATCTTAGCTATAAAAAAATCTCTCGAAATCATCAAACAAGAAGGAATAGAAAAGCCTATTTTTTATATTCTGGGAAATACTATTGGTGGAGTTATTGGCACTTATGCTAAAAAAATACATAGCGTAGGTGGAAAGCTTTTTGTTAATCCAGACGGATTGGAATGGCGCCGGACCAAGTGGGCGGCACCCGTTCGTAAATACCTTAAGCTTGCTGAGAAAAAAATGGTTAAATATGCAGATTTAATTATCTCTGATAACGCAGGAATCAAAGAATATTTGACTGAAGAATATGGTCCTGTAAAGTCCGAAATTATTGCTTATGGCACTGAAACTGAGATATCCAGTTTGGATTTTTCTACAACTCTAGAAAAATTTGGTGTTAAAGATTATTATCTAATTGTGGGGCGTTTTGTTCCTGAAAATAATTATGAGGCACTGATTCGCAGTTTTATGGCATCAAATACAGAAAATGACTTGGTCATTATCACCAACTATGAAGGGAATGCTTTTTATGAGGCACTGCTTCAAAAAACAAAATTTGACCAGGATAAGCGAATAAAATTTGTTGGAACAGTTTATGATCAAAATGAGTTAAGGTATATACGAGAACATGCACTTGCATACTTGCATGGGCATGAAGTAGGGGGGACTAACCCAGGACTTCTTGAAGCGATGTGGTCCACTTCGGTTAATCTCGTTTTAGATGTTAATTTTAATCGTGAAACAGCAGGGGATACAGTACTCTATTTCTCTAAAGATGAATTAACTCAAAAAATAAATCAAGTTGAAAATTTGAGCGATATAGAACGAAATGACCTACAAAAAAAATCAAGAAGTAGGATTCAAGAAAGATATATGTGGGACTTGATATGTACCCAGTATGAGGAGCTTTTTGTTGAAAGTTAA
- a CDS encoding glycosyltransferase family 2 protein, producing the protein MKVNILMSTYNGEKYVGQQIESIQKQSFTEWNLLVRDDGSKDKTCDIVASYAQLDPRIQLIQAENKGVIESFYELAKYNQADYYFFCDQDDYWLPEKLQTILDEAVKHDNKKAKLYYTDLKIVDKNLHIINESMIRSQSGHANTKLVQELTENSVTGCTMMANNALIRLWKDTSDIIMHDWYLALLAASQEGLIYIDQPTILYRQHEDNVLGARTLNKRIKKWLRPYLWFKKYWWLIIESQNQAKKLLVDDIQISEENRDLIQNYISILEQNQSTRCAWIKKHNLRKNKSGHTRIFRALIITKFAYKAFLRSDRKDIK; encoded by the coding sequence TTGAAAGTTAATATTTTAATGTCGACCTACAATGGTGAAAAGTATGTCGGTCAACAAATAGAAAGTATTCAGAAGCAAAGTTTTACCGAATGGAATTTGTTAGTGCGAGATGATGGCTCAAAAGATAAAACGTGTGATATCGTTGCTTCATATGCACAACTTGACCCACGGATTCAGCTCATTCAGGCTGAAAATAAAGGTGTGATTGAATCTTTCTATGAACTTGCTAAATATAATCAGGCAGATTACTATTTTTTCTGTGATCAAGATGATTATTGGTTGCCGGAAAAATTGCAAACAATACTTGATGAGGCAGTTAAGCATGATAATAAGAAGGCAAAACTTTACTATACAGATCTGAAAATTGTTGATAAAAATTTGCATATCATCAACGAATCAATGATTAGGAGTCAATCGGGGCATGCCAATACAAAACTAGTTCAGGAACTTACTGAAAATTCTGTAACCGGCTGTACAATGATGGCAAATAATGCTTTGATTAGACTGTGGAAGGACACTTCTGACATCATTATGCATGATTGGTATCTGGCTCTCCTTGCAGCTTCACAAGAAGGGTTGATTTATATTGATCAGCCCACAATACTTTATCGTCAGCATGAGGATAATGTTTTAGGGGCACGTACGCTTAATAAAAGGATCAAGAAATGGCTTCGACCTTATCTTTGGTTTAAAAAATATTGGTGGCTGATTATAGAAAGTCAAAACCAAGCAAAAAAATTACTTGTAGATGACATACAAATTTCAGAAGAAAATCGTGATTTGATTCAAAACTACATAAGCATTTTAGAACAGAATCAATCAACGCGATGTGCCTGGATTAAAAAGCATAACTTGCGCAAAAATAAATCAGGGCATACACGGATATTCCGCGCTTTGATTATTACAAAATTTGCCTATAAGGCCTTTCTGCGCTCAGATCGCAAGGATATTAAATAA
- a CDS encoding ABC transporter permease, which yields MNFFNRRNQILLKELIKTDFKLRYQGSIIGYLWSILKPVMLFVIMYMVFVRFLRFGSAVPHFAVALLLALTLWNFFAETTNMGMLSIVSRGDLLRKINFSKQVVIFSVAANAMINLIISLFVVIIFALLNGVQMSWTVIWAVPLIFELLLFATGIAFILSTIFVRFRDLGPIWEVAMQAGLYGTPIIYPITQVSATHPTIAKILMMNPMAQIVQDMRYILTFSNNTNPTVWQMIDNPFIVVIPYIIPVIIFGLGLFIFTKNAKKFAEII from the coding sequence ATGAATTTCTTTAACCGTAGAAACCAAATTCTACTCAAAGAATTGATTAAAACAGATTTTAAATTAAGATATCAAGGAAGCATCATTGGTTATTTATGGTCAATTCTTAAGCCTGTCATGCTCTTTGTAATTATGTATATGGTATTTGTGCGCTTTTTGCGTTTCGGATCAGCGGTACCCCACTTTGCTGTCGCACTTCTTTTGGCATTGACACTTTGGAATTTCTTTGCAGAAACAACAAATATGGGTATGCTTTCCATTGTATCGCGTGGAGATTTATTACGTAAAATTAATTTTTCAAAGCAGGTGGTTATCTTTTCGGTGGCAGCAAATGCGATGATTAACTTGATTATCAGCTTGTTTGTGGTTATTATATTTGCTCTTTTAAATGGCGTACAAATGTCTTGGACTGTTATTTGGGCGGTTCCTTTAATTTTTGAATTACTACTTTTTGCAACAGGTATCGCTTTTATCTTATCTACAATTTTTGTACGTTTTCGCGACTTGGGTCCCATCTGGGAGGTGGCAATGCAAGCGGGATTATATGGTACACCTATCATTTACCCCATTACACAAGTGTCAGCTACGCACCCTACAATTGCTAAAATTTTGATGATGAATCCAATGGCACAAATTGTACAAGATATGCGTTACATTCTAACGTTTAGTAATAATACAAATCCAACAGTATGGCAAATGATAGATAATCCTTTTATAGTAGTGATTCCTTATATTATTCCTGTCATCATATTTGGATTAGGCCTCTTTATTTTCACAAAGAATGCTAAGAAATTTGCGGAGATTATATAA